Proteins encoded by one window of Streptomyces sp. LX-29:
- the raiA gene encoding ribosome-associated translation inhibitor RaiA, which translates to MDIVVKGRKTEVPERFRKHVAEKLKLDKIQKLDGKVISLDVEVSKEHNPRQADRSDRVEITLRSRGPVIRAEAAAADPYVALDLAASKLEARMRKQHDKRHTRRGNGRIPASDVAAAVPEAARINGTGELAAVAEQTVPTTRMGPLEVKGEGPLVVREKTHAASPMPLDQALYEMELVGHDFYLFVDADTKQPSVVYRRHAYDYGVIHLETEAFVGEEAGGAGGSLGG; encoded by the coding sequence GTGGACATCGTCGTCAAGGGCCGCAAGACAGAGGTGCCCGAGCGGTTCCGGAAGCACGTGGCCGAGAAGCTGAAGCTGGACAAGATCCAGAAGCTCGACGGCAAGGTGATCAGCCTGGACGTCGAGGTGTCCAAGGAACACAACCCCCGGCAGGCTGACCGCTCCGACCGAGTGGAGATCACCCTGCGCTCCCGTGGACCGGTGATCCGGGCGGAGGCTGCGGCCGCCGATCCGTACGTAGCGCTGGACCTGGCGGCGAGCAAGCTGGAGGCGCGCATGCGAAAGCAGCACGACAAGCGCCATACACGACGTGGCAACGGCCGGATTCCGGCGAGCGACGTGGCCGCCGCGGTTCCGGAAGCGGCCCGGATCAACGGCACCGGCGAGCTTGCCGCCGTCGCCGAGCAGACCGTGCCGACCACCAGGATGGGCCCCCTTGAGGTCAAGGGCGAAGGCCCCCTGGTCGTGCGGGAGAAGACGCACGCGGCGTCCCCGATGCCGCTCGACCAGGCTCTGTACGAGATGGAGTTGGTCGGGCACGACTTCTATCTCTTCGTCGACGCCGACACCAAGCAGCCCAGCGTCGTCTACCGGCGCCACGCCTACGACTACGGCGTGATTCACCTGGAAACCGAGGCGTTCGTCGGCGAGGAGGCCGGCGGAGCGGGCGGTTCGCTCGGCGGCTGA
- a CDS encoding response regulator transcription factor yields MADSFGPVSRDDGDRGVGTGTDRGASRKEPIRVLVVDDHALFRRGLEIVLAQEEDIQVVGEAGDGAEAVDKAADLLPDIVLMDVRMPKRGGIEACTSIKEVAPSAKIIMLTISDEEADLYDAIKAGATGYLLKEISTDEVSTAIRAVADGQSQISPSMASKLLTEFKSMIQRTDERRLVPAPRLTDRELEVLKLVATGMNNRDIAKELFISENTVKNHVRNILEKLQLHSRMEAVVYAMREKILEIR; encoded by the coding sequence ATGGCGGACAGCTTCGGGCCCGTGTCCCGTGACGACGGCGATCGCGGCGTCGGCACGGGAACGGACAGGGGCGCGTCGCGCAAGGAGCCGATCCGGGTGCTCGTGGTCGACGACCACGCGCTCTTCCGGCGTGGGCTGGAGATCGTGCTCGCCCAGGAGGAGGACATCCAGGTCGTCGGTGAGGCGGGAGACGGCGCGGAGGCGGTCGACAAGGCCGCCGATCTGCTGCCCGACATCGTGCTGATGGATGTCCGGATGCCCAAGCGCGGGGGCATCGAGGCCTGCACCTCCATCAAGGAGGTGGCACCCAGTGCGAAGATCATCATGTTGACGATCAGCGACGAGGAGGCCGACCTCTACGACGCGATCAAGGCCGGGGCTACGGGCTATCTGCTCAAGGAGATCTCCACCGACGAGGTCTCCACCGCGATCCGCGCGGTCGCCGACGGACAGTCGCAGATCAGCCCCTCCATGGCGTCCAAGCTCCTCACCGAGTTCAAGTCCATGATCCAGCGCACCGACGAGCGGCGGCTGGTCCCGGCGCCCCGGCTCACCGACCGTGAGCTGGAGGTCCTCAAGCTGGTGGCCACCGGCATGAACAACCGGGACATCGCCAAGGAGCTCTTCATCTCCGAGAACACGGTGAAGAACCACGTCCGCAACATCCTGGAGAAGCTCCAACTGCACTCCCGGATGGAGGCCGTGGTCTACGCGATGCGGGAGAAGATCCTCGAGATCCGCTGA
- a CDS encoding crosslink repair DNA glycosylase YcaQ family protein: MTSTAAGASVVVTLPADEARRIALRSQGLLGAPDRRAGVRGLLRHLGAVQLDTISVLARSHELVPYARLGAVGRGAVESAYWTGAHSFEYWSHAACVLPIEEWPHFAFRRRAYRDHPHWGHDLPDGAYESVIKQLHAEGPLTATELGGAKNGGPWWDWSAAKVAVERALMYGEVVCVERRGWKRVYDLAERAVPEALLHDDLDDAECLRRLVRLAGQSLGVATRADLADYHRLKGEQVDAVLPATGLVPVEVEGWGKPAWADPEALEAESAKPGGRHRTTLLSPFDSLIWDRARTERIFGFSHRLEAYVPKPKRVYGYFAMPLLSGGRLLGRVDPAREGRTLVARQVSLETAKAVRPMARALREAAEWVGCDAVRIERVDQARLAPALTAAVAELN; encoded by the coding sequence ATGACGAGTACTGCCGCCGGCGCCTCCGTTGTCGTCACTCTCCCGGCCGATGAGGCACGTCGCATCGCGCTGCGCTCCCAGGGCCTGCTGGGCGCCCCCGATCGCAGGGCCGGGGTGCGCGGGCTGCTGCGGCACCTCGGCGCCGTCCAGCTCGACACGATCTCCGTACTGGCACGCTCGCACGAACTGGTGCCGTACGCGCGGCTGGGCGCCGTCGGCCGCGGGGCCGTGGAGTCGGCCTACTGGACCGGGGCGCACAGCTTCGAGTACTGGTCGCACGCGGCGTGTGTGCTGCCCATCGAGGAGTGGCCGCACTTCGCCTTCCGCCGCCGCGCCTACCGCGACCACCCGCACTGGGGCCACGACCTGCCGGACGGGGCGTACGAGTCGGTGATCAAGCAGCTTCACGCGGAGGGGCCGCTGACCGCGACGGAGCTGGGCGGCGCGAAGAACGGGGGCCCGTGGTGGGACTGGTCGGCGGCGAAGGTCGCCGTCGAACGGGCCCTGATGTACGGCGAGGTGGTGTGCGTCGAGCGGCGCGGCTGGAAGCGCGTCTACGACCTGGCCGAGCGCGCGGTGCCGGAGGCGCTGCTGCACGACGACCTCGACGACGCCGAGTGCCTGCGGCGGCTGGTGCGGCTGGCCGGGCAGTCGCTCGGCGTGGCCACCCGTGCGGACCTGGCCGACTACCACCGGCTCAAGGGCGAGCAGGTGGACGCGGTGCTCCCGGCCACCGGGCTCGTCCCGGTAGAGGTCGAGGGGTGGGGAAAGCCGGCCTGGGCGGACCCGGAGGCGCTGGAGGCGGAGTCGGCCAAGCCGGGCGGCAGGCACCGCACCACGCTGCTGTCGCCGTTCGACTCCCTCATATGGGACCGGGCCCGCACGGAGCGGATCTTCGGCTTCAGCCATCGGCTGGAGGCGTATGTGCCCAAGCCCAAGCGGGTCTACGGGTACTTCGCGATGCCGCTGCTGTCCGGCGGGCGGCTGCTGGGCCGGGTGGATCCGGCCCGCGAGGGCAGGACGCTGGTGGCTCGTCAGGTGTCGTTGGAGACCGCGAAGGCCGTACGCCCCATGGCCCGGGCGCTGCGGGAGGCGGCCGAATGGGTGGGCTGTGACGCCGTGCGGATCGAGCGCGTCGACCAGGCCCGTCTGGCTCCGGCCCTCACCGCCGCCGTGGCGGAGCTCAACTGA
- a CDS encoding GNAT family N-acetyltransferase: protein MEPVTLTTERLILRPFAPSDADALTAACQDPEIPRWTAVPSPYTPAHAEKFIGQTCPEGWREDSGYNLAVVTKDTGSLVGAMGLLQLTGLRAEERRAELGYWTAREHRGRGYTVEAGRTMVDWAFTELGVERLEWLAEVGNEGSLAVARKLGFQMEGTLRARIPYQGTRRDSWIGSLLPSDWGRPSVTPYLPAP from the coding sequence ATGGAGCCTGTCACCCTCACCACCGAACGGCTGATACTGCGCCCCTTCGCCCCCTCCGACGCGGACGCGCTCACCGCGGCCTGCCAGGACCCGGAGATCCCCCGCTGGACGGCGGTCCCCTCTCCGTACACGCCCGCTCACGCTGAGAAGTTCATCGGACAGACCTGCCCGGAGGGCTGGCGCGAGGACTCCGGCTACAACCTCGCCGTGGTCACCAAGGACACCGGCTCGCTGGTCGGGGCGATGGGGCTGCTCCAGCTCACGGGACTGCGCGCCGAGGAGCGACGAGCGGAGCTGGGCTACTGGACCGCCAGGGAGCACCGCGGTCGCGGCTACACCGTCGAGGCCGGTCGGACGATGGTGGACTGGGCCTTCACCGAGCTGGGTGTGGAGCGGCTGGAGTGGCTCGCCGAGGTCGGCAACGAGGGCTCCCTGGCCGTCGCCCGGAAGCTCGGATTCCAGATGGAGGGGACACTGCGCGCCCGCATCCCCTATCAGGGCACCCGGCGGGACTCCTGGATCGGCTCCCTGCTGCCGTCCGACTGGGGCCGGCCGTCCGTGACCCCGTACCTGCCGGCGCCCTGA
- the secA gene encoding preprotein translocase subunit SecA: MSVLNKLMRAGEGKILRKLHRIADQVNSIEEDFLNLSDAELRALTEEYKERYAAGESLDDLMPEAFATVREAAKRVLGQRHYDVQLMGGAALHLGYVAEMRTGEGKTLVGTLPAYLNALSGKGVHLITVNDYLAERDSEWMGRVHKFLGLSVGCILANMTPAQRREMYACDITYGTNNEFGFDYLRDNMAWSQDELVQRGHNFAVVDEVDSILVDEARTPLIISGPADQATKWYGDFAKLVARLTKGEAANPQKGIEESGDYEVDEKKRTVGIHEAGVSKVEDWLGIDNLYESVNTPLVGYLNNAIKAKELFKKDKDYVVIDGEVMIVDEHTGRILAGRRYNEGMHQAIEAKEGVDIKDENQTLATITLQNFFRLYSKLSGMTGTAMTEAAEFHQIYKLGVVPIPTHRQVQRLDQSDLIYRTEVAKFDAVVEDIVEKHKKGQPVLVGTTSVEKSEYLSQQLNKRGVPHEVLNAKQHDREAQIVAQAGRRGAVTVATNMAGRGTDIKLGGNPDHLAEAELRQRGLDPVEHAEEWAAALPGALESAEAAVKAEFEEVKDLGGLYVLGTERHESRRIDNQLRGRSGRQGDPGESRFYLSLGDDLMRLFKAQMVERVMAMANVPDDVPIENKMVTRAIASAQSQVEQQNFETRKNVLKYDEVLNRQREVIYGERRRVLEGEDLHEQVRHFMDDTIDAYIQAETVEGFAEEWDLDRLWGAFKQLYPVQVTIEELEEAAGDRAGLTAEFIAESVKDDIHEQYDAREKQLGSEIMRELERRVVLSVLDRKWREHLYEMDYLQEGIGLRAMAQKDPLVEYQREGFDMFTAMMDGIKEESVGYLFNLEVQVEQQVEEVPVQDAAEKAAAAQGVEDVVPAGAGARPEIRAKGLEAPQRPDRLHFSAPTVDGEGGVVEGDFTTDQATAPAQRSESDGLTRAERRKASKGGRRRKK, translated from the coding sequence GTGTCCGTCCTCAACAAGCTCATGCGTGCAGGCGAAGGAAAGATCCTGCGCAAGCTGCACCGCATCGCGGACCAGGTCAATTCCATCGAAGAGGACTTCCTGAACCTCTCCGACGCCGAGCTGCGCGCCCTCACCGAGGAGTACAAGGAGCGGTACGCCGCGGGTGAGAGCCTCGACGACCTGATGCCCGAGGCCTTCGCGACCGTCCGCGAGGCCGCGAAGCGCGTGCTGGGCCAGCGCCACTACGACGTGCAGCTGATGGGTGGCGCGGCGCTCCACCTCGGTTACGTGGCCGAGATGCGCACCGGTGAGGGCAAGACCCTGGTCGGCACCCTGCCCGCTTATCTGAACGCGCTGTCCGGCAAGGGCGTCCACCTGATCACGGTCAACGACTACCTGGCCGAGCGTGACTCCGAGTGGATGGGCCGGGTGCACAAGTTCCTGGGCCTGTCGGTCGGCTGCATCCTCGCGAACATGACGCCGGCCCAGCGTCGCGAGATGTACGCGTGCGACATCACCTACGGCACCAACAACGAGTTCGGCTTCGACTACCTGCGCGACAACATGGCGTGGTCGCAGGACGAACTGGTGCAGCGGGGTCACAACTTCGCCGTCGTCGACGAGGTCGACTCGATCCTGGTCGACGAGGCGCGTACGCCGCTGATCATCTCCGGCCCGGCGGACCAGGCCACCAAGTGGTACGGCGACTTCGCCAAGCTGGTGGCGCGGCTGACCAAGGGCGAGGCCGCCAACCCGCAGAAGGGCATCGAGGAGTCCGGCGACTACGAGGTCGACGAGAAGAAGCGGACCGTCGGCATCCACGAGGCCGGCGTGTCCAAGGTCGAGGACTGGCTGGGCATCGACAACCTCTACGAGTCGGTCAACACCCCGCTGGTGGGCTACCTGAACAACGCCATCAAGGCCAAGGAGCTCTTCAAGAAGGACAAGGACTACGTCGTCATCGACGGCGAAGTCATGATCGTCGACGAGCACACCGGTCGTATCCTCGCCGGCCGCCGCTACAACGAGGGCATGCACCAGGCGATCGAGGCCAAGGAGGGGGTGGACATCAAGGACGAGAACCAGACCCTCGCCACGATCACCCTCCAGAACTTCTTCCGGCTGTACAGCAAGCTGTCCGGCATGACCGGTACGGCCATGACCGAGGCCGCCGAGTTCCACCAGATCTACAAGCTGGGCGTGGTGCCGATCCCGACCCACCGCCAGGTGCAGCGCCTCGACCAGTCCGACCTGATCTACCGGACCGAGGTGGCGAAGTTCGACGCGGTCGTCGAGGACATCGTCGAGAAGCACAAGAAGGGCCAGCCGGTCCTGGTCGGCACCACCTCCGTGGAGAAGTCCGAGTACCTCTCCCAGCAGCTCAACAAGCGTGGTGTGCCGCACGAGGTGCTCAACGCCAAGCAGCACGACCGTGAGGCGCAGATCGTCGCCCAGGCGGGCCGCAGGGGCGCCGTCACCGTCGCGACCAACATGGCCGGCCGTGGCACCGACATCAAGCTCGGCGGCAACCCCGACCACCTCGCCGAGGCGGAGCTGCGCCAGCGCGGCCTGGACCCGGTGGAGCACGCCGAGGAGTGGGCCGCGGCCCTGCCGGGCGCCCTGGAGAGCGCCGAGGCGGCGGTGAAGGCGGAGTTCGAGGAGGTCAAGGACCTCGGCGGGCTCTACGTGCTGGGCACCGAGCGTCACGAGTCGCGGCGTATCGACAACCAGCTGCGCGGCCGTTCCGGCCGTCAGGGCGACCCCGGCGAGTCCCGCTTCTACCTCTCCCTCGGCGACGACCTGATGCGTCTGTTCAAGGCCCAGATGGTCGAGCGCGTGATGGCGATGGCCAACGTTCCCGACGACGTGCCGATCGAGAACAAGATGGTCACCCGCGCGATCGCCTCCGCCCAGTCGCAGGTCGAGCAGCAGAACTTCGAGACCCGTAAGAACGTCCTGAAGTACGACGAGGTCCTCAACCGGCAGCGCGAGGTCATCTACGGCGAGCGCCGCCGCGTCCTGGAGGGCGAGGACCTGCACGAGCAGGTGCGCCACTTCATGGACGACACCATCGACGCCTACATCCAGGCGGAGACCGTCGAGGGCTTCGCGGAGGAGTGGGACCTGGACCGTCTGTGGGGCGCCTTCAAGCAGCTCTACCCGGTGCAGGTCACCATCGAGGAGCTGGAGGAGGCCGCCGGCGACCGCGCGGGGCTCACCGCCGAGTTCATCGCCGAGTCCGTCAAGGACGACATCCACGAGCAGTACGACGCCCGGGAGAAGCAGCTCGGCTCCGAGATCATGCGTGAGCTGGAGCGCCGCGTGGTGCTGTCGGTCCTGGACCGCAAGTGGCGCGAGCACCTCTACGAGATGGACTACCTCCAGGAGGGCATCGGCCTGCGCGCCATGGCCCAGAAGGACCCGCTGGTCGAGTACCAGCGCGAGGGCTTCGACATGTTCACGGCCATGATGGACGGGATCAAGGAGGAGTCCGTCGGCTACCTGTTCAACCTGGAGGTCCAGGTCGAGCAGCAGGTCGAGGAGGTCCCGGTGCAGGACGCGGCCGAGAAGGCCGCCGCCGCCCAGGGCGTGGAGGACGTGGTTCCGGCCGGCGCCGGGGCGCGTCCCGAGATCCGCGCCAAGGGCCTGGAGGCCCCGCAGCGCCCCGACCGGCTGCACTTCTCCGCCCCGACGGTCGACGGCGAGGGCGGTGTCGTGGAGGGCGACTTCACCACCGACCAGGCCACCGCGCCGGCGCAGCGTTCGGAGTCGGACGGGCTGACCCGCGCGGAGCGCCGCAAGGCCAGCAAGGGCGGCCGCCGCCGCAAGAAGTAG
- a CDS encoding Rv3235 family protein produces MARSAAVAARRRQRERLPRYWFAHQLLLTLSGQRPVHTLLGHALPDAYDQLVELAPRTPLRPPGTLREAPFVQRCGEYRPREGVIEAYALIAYGNRRLVALAFRLELGADARWRCAAVDLGPSAGGAEPRG; encoded by the coding sequence GTGGCGCGCTCCGCCGCCGTCGCCGCGCGCCGGCGGCAACGCGAACGGCTGCCGCGCTACTGGTTCGCGCACCAGCTGCTGCTCACCCTCAGCGGGCAACGCCCCGTGCACACGCTGCTGGGGCACGCCCTACCGGACGCCTACGACCAGCTCGTCGAGCTGGCGCCGCGGACCCCGCTGCGCCCGCCCGGGACCCTCCGCGAGGCGCCCTTCGTCCAACGGTGCGGGGAGTACCGGCCGCGCGAGGGCGTCATCGAGGCGTACGCGCTGATCGCCTACGGGAACCGGCGGCTGGTGGCGCTCGCCTTCCGACTGGAGCTCGGCGCCGACGCCCGCTGGCGCTGCGCCGCCGTCGACCTCGGCCCCTCGGCCGGCGGCGCCGAACCACGCGGATGA
- a CDS encoding HAD family hydrolase, producing MGMKHVAHIVWDWNGTLLHDIDTVIEATNASFAEIGMEPITLERYRDLYCVPVPRFYERLMGRLPTDAEWRVMDDAFHRHYWALAASAGLATGARELLADCQAAGHTQSLCSLAPHDRLVPLLRTYGIEDHFIRVDGRIGDSTTGKAEQMVRHLAVLQGVAPEHVVVIGDALDDAVAAAHAGAHAVLYTGGSHSRTSLASAGVPVVDTLAEATQVAAELVSGRSVNGSAAG from the coding sequence ATGGGGATGAAGCACGTGGCACACATCGTGTGGGACTGGAACGGGACCCTCCTGCACGACATCGACACGGTGATCGAGGCGACCAACGCGTCTTTCGCCGAGATAGGCATGGAGCCCATCACGCTGGAGCGCTACCGGGACCTGTACTGCGTACCGGTTCCGCGGTTCTACGAGCGGCTGATGGGACGGCTGCCCACCGACGCCGAATGGCGGGTCATGGACGACGCGTTCCACCGGCACTACTGGGCGCTGGCGGCCTCCGCCGGTCTGGCGACGGGCGCCAGGGAGCTGCTCGCCGACTGCCAGGCCGCCGGGCACACCCAGTCGCTGTGCTCACTGGCGCCGCATGACCGGCTGGTGCCCCTGCTGCGGACGTACGGGATCGAGGACCACTTCATCAGGGTGGACGGGCGGATCGGCGACAGCACCACCGGCAAGGCGGAGCAGATGGTGCGCCACCTGGCGGTGCTGCAAGGCGTGGCACCGGAGCACGTGGTGGTCATCGGGGACGCGCTGGACGACGCGGTCGCGGCCGCGCACGCGGGGGCGCACGCCGTGCTGTACACCGGCGGCTCGCACAGCCGGACCAGCCTCGCGAGCGCCGGGGTGCCGGTGGTGGACACGCTGGCGGAGGCCACGCAGGTCGCGGCGGAGCTGGTGTCGGGCCGGTCCGTGAACGGCTCGGCGGCCGGCTGA
- a CDS encoding DJ-1/PfpI family protein, with translation MAPKILIVTGDAAESLEVLYPYQRLIEEGYEVHIAAPSRKKLSFVVHDFVDDYDTYTEKPGYTWLADLGFSEVDPGQYAALVIPGGRAPEYLRNDPELRKILKAFFDADKPVAQTCHGPLLTAAVGGLAGRRVTAYRALELDMQSAGANYQDAEVVVDGTLVSARAWSDNAAWMRAFVQLLREKAPVDASDTTAAG, from the coding sequence ATGGCTCCGAAGATCCTGATCGTGACCGGCGACGCGGCCGAATCCCTGGAGGTGCTCTACCCCTACCAGCGGCTGATCGAGGAGGGGTACGAGGTGCACATCGCCGCCCCGAGCCGCAAGAAGCTCAGCTTCGTGGTCCACGACTTCGTCGACGACTACGACACCTACACCGAGAAGCCCGGCTACACCTGGCTCGCCGACCTCGGCTTCTCGGAGGTCGACCCCGGACAGTACGCCGCCCTCGTCATCCCCGGCGGCCGCGCCCCCGAGTATCTGCGCAACGACCCCGAGCTTCGCAAGATCCTCAAGGCGTTCTTCGACGCCGACAAGCCGGTCGCCCAGACCTGCCACGGCCCCCTCCTCACCGCCGCCGTCGGCGGCCTGGCCGGCCGCCGCGTCACCGCCTACCGGGCCCTGGAGCTGGACATGCAGTCCGCCGGGGCCAACTACCAGGACGCCGAGGTCGTCGTCGACGGCACGCTCGTCTCCGCCCGGGCCTGGTCCGACAACGCCGCCTGGATGCGCGCCTTCGTCCAGCTGTTGCGGGAGAAGGCCCCGGTCGACGCCTCGGACACGACAGCCGCCGGCTGA